From the genome of Paraburkholderia aromaticivorans, one region includes:
- a CDS encoding cysteine-rich CWC family protein codes for MKPSAARSSSSARCPRCGNTFDCGKHAQPFECWCRQMPSLPADRLDPAGRCLCPECLAAEIARAGQAPPGV; via the coding sequence ATGAAACCGTCCGCCGCCCGCTCTTCAAGCAGCGCGCGCTGTCCGCGCTGCGGCAATACGTTCGATTGCGGCAAACATGCGCAACCGTTCGAATGCTGGTGCCGCCAAATGCCGTCGTTGCCGGCGGACAGGCTCGATCCGGCGGGACGTTGTCTGTGTCCCGAGTGCCTTGCCGCGGAGATTGCGCGAGCGGGCCAGGCGCCGCCCGGCGTGTGA
- the argB gene encoding acetylglutamate kinase — protein sequence MSELPDLSQIAPTLKAEILAEALPYIRQYHGKTVVIKYGGNAMTEERLKQGFARDVILLKLVGINPVIVHGGGPQIDQALKKIGKQGTFIQGMRVTDEETMEVVEWVLGGEVQQDIVTLINHFGGHAVGLTGKDGGLIHARKMLMPDRDNPGQYVDIGQVGEVEAINPAVVKALQDDAFIPVISPIGFGEDGLSYNINADLVAGKLAVVLNAEKLVMMTNIPGVMDKEGNLLTDLSAREIDGLFADGTISGGMLPKISSALDAAKSGVRSVHIIDGRIEHSVLLEILTEQPFGTMIRSH from the coding sequence ATGTCCGAGCTTCCTGACCTTTCGCAGATTGCGCCCACCCTGAAGGCTGAAATCCTGGCCGAGGCGCTGCCCTACATTCGCCAGTATCACGGCAAGACCGTGGTCATCAAATACGGCGGCAACGCGATGACCGAGGAGCGCCTGAAGCAGGGCTTCGCGCGCGACGTGATCCTGCTGAAGCTGGTCGGCATCAATCCGGTCATCGTGCACGGCGGCGGTCCGCAAATCGACCAGGCGCTGAAGAAGATCGGCAAACAGGGCACTTTCATCCAGGGCATGCGCGTCACCGACGAAGAGACGATGGAAGTCGTCGAATGGGTGCTCGGCGGCGAAGTGCAGCAGGACATCGTCACGCTGATCAACCACTTCGGCGGCCACGCGGTCGGCCTGACGGGCAAAGACGGCGGCCTGATCCATGCACGCAAGATGCTGATGCCGGACCGCGACAATCCCGGCCAGTACGTCGATATCGGCCAGGTGGGCGAAGTCGAGGCAATCAACCCGGCGGTCGTGAAAGCGCTGCAGGACGACGCGTTCATTCCGGTGATCTCGCCAATCGGTTTCGGCGAAGACGGCCTGTCGTACAACATCAACGCGGATCTGGTCGCGGGCAAGCTGGCGGTCGTGCTGAACGCCGAAAAGCTCGTGATGATGACGAACATCCCCGGCGTGATGGATAAGGAAGGCAATCTGCTGACCGATCTGTCGGCGCGCGAAATCGACGGCCTGTTCGCCGACGGCACGATCTCCGGCGGCATGCTGCCGAAAATCTCGTCGGCGCTGGACGCGGCCAAGAGCGGCGTGCGTTCGGTGCACATCATCGACGGCCGCATCGAGCACTCGGTCCTGCTGGAGATTCTCACCGAGCAGCCGTTCGGCACCATGATCCGTTCGCATTGA
- a CDS encoding pyrimidine 5'-nucleotidase, producing the protein MRTPTSRRRRPHIAGGRPVWLFDLDNTLHHASHAIFPAINQGMTQYIIDALQVDIDEANRLRTGYTQRYGAALLGLTRHHPLDPNDFLKVVHTFPDLGSMIRHERGVARLVAALPGRKIVLTNAPEAYARAVLAELRIEGLFEQVIAIEHMRDRRHWRAKPDHAMLRKAMRDAHVSLKDVILVEDTRSHLKNYRRLGIRTVWITGHLPRKPHADGIPTRLPGTGRPHYVDRTIRSLKSLRLSTRSVRLKRQQTGRQPCSRSTSLTKS; encoded by the coding sequence ATGCGCACTCCCACTTCCCGACGCCGTCGTCCGCATATCGCAGGAGGCCGTCCGGTCTGGCTGTTCGATCTCGACAACACGCTGCACCACGCATCGCACGCAATCTTTCCGGCGATCAATCAAGGCATGACGCAGTACATCATCGACGCCTTGCAAGTGGACATCGACGAAGCGAACCGTCTGCGCACGGGCTACACGCAGCGCTACGGCGCGGCGCTGCTCGGCCTCACGCGCCACCATCCGCTCGATCCGAACGACTTCCTGAAGGTCGTGCATACGTTCCCCGATCTCGGCTCGATGATCCGCCACGAACGCGGCGTGGCGCGCCTCGTGGCGGCGCTGCCGGGCCGCAAGATCGTGCTGACCAACGCACCCGAGGCGTATGCGCGCGCGGTGCTCGCCGAACTGCGCATCGAGGGCCTGTTCGAACAGGTGATCGCCATCGAACACATGCGCGATCGCCGCCACTGGCGCGCCAAGCCCGACCACGCGATGTTGCGCAAAGCCATGCGCGACGCCCACGTTTCGCTCAAGGACGTGATCCTCGTCGAAGACACGCGCTCGCATCTGAAGAACTATCGGCGTCTCGGCATCCGCACGGTGTGGATCACCGGCCATCTGCCGCGCAAGCCGCACGCGGACGGCATACCGACGCGCCTGCCCGGCACCGGCCGGCCGCACTATGTCGACCGGACCATTCGTTCGTTAAAATCGCTACGACTGAGCACCCGCTCGGTTCGATTGAAGAGACAGCAGACGGGACGACAGCCATGCAGCCGATCGACAAGCCTGACGAAGTCTTAG
- the slmA gene encoding nucleoid occlusion factor SlmA, protein MQPIDKPDEVLAEHEPTATLAAPRAQRLKPGERRVHILQTLAAMLEAPKGEKITTAALAARLGLSEAALYRHFASKAQMFEGLIEFIEQTIFGLINQIADKESNGVLQARAIALMLLNFPAKNPGMTRVLTCEALVGEHERLTERVNQMLERVEASLKQCLRLAQMEAHAGASPRDDATAQHAAVPLPAGYDPALRASLLLSYIIGRWHRYVRSGFARPPAEHADAQLLLILQ, encoded by the coding sequence ATGCAGCCGATCGACAAGCCTGACGAAGTCTTAGCCGAACACGAACCGACCGCCACGCTCGCCGCCCCGCGCGCGCAGCGCCTGAAACCAGGCGAGCGCCGCGTGCACATTCTCCAGACGCTCGCCGCGATGCTGGAAGCGCCAAAGGGCGAAAAGATCACCACCGCGGCGCTAGCCGCGAGGCTCGGTCTCTCGGAAGCCGCGCTTTACCGGCATTTCGCCAGCAAGGCGCAAATGTTCGAAGGGCTCATCGAGTTCATCGAGCAAACCATCTTCGGTTTGATTAACCAGATTGCCGACAAGGAAAGCAATGGCGTGCTGCAGGCGCGCGCGATCGCGTTGATGCTGCTCAACTTTCCCGCGAAGAACCCCGGCATGACGCGCGTGCTGACCTGCGAGGCGCTGGTCGGCGAACACGAACGCCTGACCGAACGCGTCAATCAGATGCTGGAGCGCGTCGAGGCGTCGCTGAAACAATGCCTGCGGCTCGCGCAAATGGAGGCGCACGCCGGCGCGAGTCCGAGGGACGACGCCACCGCGCAGCACGCCGCCGTTCCATTGCCTGCCGGCTACGATCCCGCGCTCCGCGCGAGTCTGCTGCTCAGCTATATCATCGGCCGCTGGCACCGCTATGTGCGCAGCGGCTTCGCGCGGCCGCCCGCCGAACACGCCGACGCGCAACTGCTCCTGATTCTTCAGTAG
- the metX gene encoding homoserine O-succinyltransferase MetX — protein sequence MESIGIVAPQKMHFTEPLPLQNGSSLAGYDLMVETYGTLNAARSNAVLVCHALNASHHVAGVYADNPKDVGWWDNMVGPGKPLDTDKFFVIGVNNLGSCFGSTGPMSINPSTGNPYGATFPVVTVEDWVNAQARVADQFGITRFAAVMGGSLGGMQALAWSMMYPERVAHCIVVASTPKLSAQNIAFNEVARSAILSDPDFHGGNYYAHNVKPKRGLRVARMIGHITYLSDDDMAEKFGRSLRRAEGARDAYNFNFDVEFEVESYLRYQGDKFADYFDANTYLLITRALDYFDPAKAFDGDLTAAVAHTTAKYLIASFTTDWRFAPARSRELVKALLDHKRTITYAEIDAPHGHDAFLLDDARYHNLMRAYYDRIANEVNA from the coding sequence ATGGAATCGATCGGTATCGTCGCTCCCCAAAAAATGCATTTCACCGAGCCGCTGCCGTTGCAGAACGGCAGCTCGCTCGCCGGTTACGACCTGATGGTCGAGACCTACGGCACGCTCAACGCCGCGCGTAGCAACGCGGTGCTGGTGTGCCACGCGCTCAACGCCTCGCACCACGTGGCGGGCGTGTATGCCGACAATCCCAAGGACGTCGGCTGGTGGGACAACATGGTCGGGCCGGGCAAGCCGCTCGACACCGACAAATTCTTCGTGATCGGCGTGAACAATCTGGGCTCGTGCTTCGGCTCGACCGGGCCGATGAGCATCAATCCGTCTACCGGCAATCCGTACGGCGCGACCTTTCCCGTCGTGACGGTGGAAGACTGGGTCAACGCCCAGGCGCGCGTCGCCGATCAATTCGGCATCACGCGCTTCGCCGCGGTGATGGGCGGCAGTCTCGGCGGCATGCAGGCGCTTGCGTGGAGCATGATGTATCCGGAGCGCGTCGCTCATTGCATCGTGGTCGCGTCCACGCCCAAGCTGTCGGCGCAGAACATCGCGTTCAACGAGGTCGCGCGCTCGGCGATTCTCTCGGACCCGGACTTTCACGGCGGCAACTACTACGCGCACAACGTGAAGCCGAAGCGCGGCTTGCGCGTCGCGCGCATGATCGGCCACATCACCTATCTGTCGGACGACGACATGGCCGAGAAATTCGGCCGCTCGCTGCGCCGCGCTGAAGGCGCGCGGGACGCGTACAACTTCAACTTCGACGTCGAATTCGAGGTGGAGTCGTACCTGCGCTACCAGGGTGACAAATTCGCCGACTACTTCGATGCGAACACGTACCTGCTGATTACCCGCGCACTCGACTACTTCGACCCGGCCAAGGCGTTCGACGGCGATCTGACGGCCGCGGTCGCGCACACCACGGCCAAATATCTGATCGCCAGCTTCACGACCGACTGGCGTTTCGCGCCGGCCCGCTCGCGCGAACTGGTGAAAGCGCTGCTCGATCACAAGCGCACGATCACCTACGCGGAAATCGACGCGCCGCACGGCCACGACGCCTTCCTGCTCGACGACGCGCGCTATCACAACCTGATGCGCGCCTACTACGACCGTATTGCGAACGAGGTGAACGCATGA
- the metW gene encoding methionine biosynthesis protein MetW produces the protein MNQRALDYLALRPDFRAIARWVEPRATVLDLGCGDGSLLSLLTEELDVLGYGIEINDAGVLASTQNGVNVIQQNLEDGLRLFEDGSFDFAVLSQTLQTIHQTAAILRETVRVGKECIVSFPNFGYWAHRLSVLRGRMPVSKSLPYQWHNTPNVRVLTIKDFEALAPEVGIEILDRVVLHEGQVVRWGVNWRGSLAVYRVKKS, from the coding sequence ATGAACCAGCGAGCCCTGGATTATCTGGCGCTGCGCCCCGACTTCCGCGCGATCGCCCGCTGGGTCGAACCGCGCGCCACCGTGCTGGATCTGGGCTGCGGCGACGGCTCGCTGCTCTCGCTGCTGACCGAAGAACTGGATGTGTTGGGCTACGGCATCGAGATCAACGACGCGGGCGTGCTGGCGTCGACGCAAAACGGCGTCAACGTGATCCAGCAGAATCTGGAAGACGGCCTGCGCCTGTTCGAAGACGGCAGCTTCGATTTCGCAGTTCTGTCGCAGACGCTGCAAACCATTCATCAGACGGCCGCGATCCTGCGCGAGACCGTGCGGGTCGGCAAGGAATGCATCGTGTCGTTTCCGAACTTCGGCTACTGGGCGCATCGGCTCTCGGTGCTGCGCGGCCGCATGCCGGTGTCGAAGTCGCTGCCTTATCAATGGCACAACACGCCGAACGTGCGGGTGCTGACCATCAAGGATTTCGAGGCGCTCGCGCCGGAAGTCGGCATCGAGATTCTCGACCGGGTCGTGCTGCACGAGGGTCAGGTCGTGCGGTGGGGGGTGAACTGGCGTGGTAGTCTTGCGGTCTATCGCGTCAAGAAAAGCTAA
- a CDS encoding AmpG family muropeptide MFS transporter codes for MSNPPHEAPALTAHEEHPGWRAFLNTRMLICVFLGFTSGLPLFTLVYLVQAWLRSEGVNLKEIGLFALIQFPYTWKFIWAPLMDRYVPRLPGWRPGRRRGWMLVTQILVAGAMGTLGFVSPKESIWTVAALTALVAFFGASQDIVIDAYRRELLSDTQQGLGNAVHVNAYKIAALVPGSLALILSDHLPWSTVFIVTAAFMLPGMVMTLVVREPAVHGTPPRDLREAIVQPFKEFIQRDGWRGALFVLGFIFLYKLGDTMATTLSTSFFLDIGFSRTQIGVIAKTTAFGASLAGGIVGGIWLMKIGIGRGLWIFGILQMVSTLGFAWLAHLGPASPGLTAIYDIAVGLSQGTTKLLALVGIDWAVQLEPRSVALALVYGFETFATGLTMAAFTAYIASTTDPRYTATQFALFTSLASVPRTLASAASGYVVAQIGWFDYFIVCTALALPGMVLLLRIAPWRTRS; via the coding sequence ATGTCGAACCCGCCGCACGAGGCGCCTGCACTTACCGCTCACGAAGAACATCCCGGCTGGCGCGCGTTCCTGAATACGCGCATGCTGATCTGCGTCTTTCTCGGCTTTACGTCGGGATTGCCGCTGTTCACGCTCGTCTATCTGGTGCAGGCATGGTTACGCTCCGAAGGCGTCAACCTGAAGGAAATCGGCCTCTTTGCGCTGATCCAATTCCCGTACACCTGGAAATTCATCTGGGCGCCGCTGATGGACCGCTACGTCCCGCGCTTGCCCGGCTGGCGTCCGGGCAGACGGCGCGGCTGGATGCTGGTCACACAGATTCTGGTGGCCGGCGCCATGGGAACGTTGGGGTTCGTCTCGCCCAAAGAGTCGATCTGGACGGTGGCGGCCCTGACGGCGCTGGTCGCGTTTTTCGGCGCCAGCCAGGACATCGTGATCGACGCCTACCGGCGTGAGTTGCTAAGCGATACGCAGCAGGGGCTCGGCAACGCGGTGCATGTGAACGCCTACAAGATCGCGGCACTCGTGCCCGGTTCGCTCGCGCTGATCCTGTCCGACCATTTGCCGTGGAGCACCGTGTTCATCGTGACCGCCGCGTTCATGCTGCCCGGCATGGTCATGACACTGGTGGTGCGCGAACCCGCAGTACACGGCACGCCGCCCAGGGACCTGCGCGAAGCGATCGTGCAGCCGTTCAAGGAATTCATTCAGCGTGACGGCTGGCGTGGCGCGCTGTTCGTGCTCGGTTTCATCTTTCTGTACAAACTCGGCGACACGATGGCGACCACGCTGTCCACCTCGTTCTTTCTGGACATCGGATTTTCTCGCACGCAGATCGGCGTGATCGCGAAGACCACGGCGTTCGGCGCCAGTCTGGCGGGCGGGATCGTCGGCGGGATCTGGCTAATGAAAATCGGCATCGGCCGGGGCTTGTGGATCTTCGGCATCCTGCAGATGGTGTCGACGCTCGGCTTCGCGTGGCTCGCGCATCTCGGGCCGGCTTCGCCCGGTCTCACGGCGATTTACGACATCGCCGTCGGGCTGAGCCAGGGCACGACGAAGCTGCTGGCGCTGGTGGGCATCGATTGGGCCGTGCAGCTCGAGCCGCGTTCAGTTGCTCTCGCGCTCGTCTACGGCTTCGAAACCTTCGCCACCGGTCTGACGATGGCGGCTTTCACGGCGTATATCGCCAGCACCACCGATCCGCGTTACACGGCTACCCAATTCGCGCTCTTCACGAGCCTCGCTTCGGTGCCGCGCACGCTGGCTTCGGCCGCAAGCGGGTATGTGGTCGCGCAGATCGGCTGGTTCGATTACTTCATCGTTTGCACTGCGCTGGCCTTGCCCGGCATGGTGCTTCTGCTGCGTATCGCGCCGTGGAGGACGCGGTCGTGA
- a CDS encoding M48 family metallopeptidase codes for MKALLPKAVLRPITSRRPARNARRAALHTVWSLGCVSLTLAAPLSAYATAMPATATSTAAPAAAPVPATSAAPTAKAAAAAASQESATSAVQGTTNAGSAVGAGSAPATATPPSAAPSTPSTPSPPAPVTARTPAPSAAAKAAAGTSMPAAASAPYSLTNTQLRYGGYLVFRNLIPSPMLEAQAAEEFNQIAYGAEHANRLYGDADAHVTRVRSIVDKLIPYSLKWNERAKNWKWDVAVVRSPDIRMYCLPGGKIVVYGGLLDRARLNDNELGMLIGHEIAHALREHARERLGQLQASQLDSSGTIPQLFGLADLGAAPLGIGSRLLEMKYENTDETEADVIGSDIASRAGFDPRAAVTLWDKLAQATRGNRDQGFIYVHPYTPARRQDIIKRLPDMLPLYAKAIGKTVDALPDYGGMGRPRRTPARN; via the coding sequence GTGAAGGCGCTTCTCCCGAAGGCCGTACTGCGCCCGATTACATCCCGGCGTCCTGCGCGCAACGCGAGACGCGCGGCTCTGCACACGGTATGGTCGCTCGGCTGTGTGAGCCTGACGTTGGCCGCGCCTTTGAGCGCCTACGCGACCGCCATGCCGGCCACTGCTACCAGCACGGCCGCACCCGCTGCTGCGCCGGTACCCGCCACATCGGCCGCGCCAACGGCGAAGGCCGCAGCGGCCGCCGCGAGCCAAGAAAGCGCGACATCGGCGGTGCAAGGCACGACCAACGCGGGCAGCGCCGTTGGCGCCGGCAGTGCGCCCGCCACTGCCACACCGCCCTCGGCGGCGCCGTCGACGCCGTCGACGCCATCGCCGCCGGCTCCGGTCACGGCGAGGACGCCGGCGCCGTCCGCAGCCGCCAAAGCGGCCGCCGGCACATCAATGCCTGCCGCAGCGTCCGCACCGTACAGCCTGACGAACACGCAGTTGCGCTACGGCGGCTATCTGGTGTTCCGCAACCTGATTCCTTCGCCGATGCTCGAGGCGCAAGCCGCCGAAGAGTTCAACCAGATCGCCTACGGCGCCGAGCACGCGAACCGGCTGTATGGCGACGCCGACGCACACGTCACGCGCGTGCGCTCGATCGTCGACAAGCTGATCCCGTACTCGCTGAAATGGAACGAGCGGGCCAAGAACTGGAAGTGGGATGTGGCGGTGGTGCGCTCGCCCGATATCCGCATGTACTGTCTGCCGGGCGGCAAGATCGTCGTGTATGGCGGGCTGCTCGACCGCGCGCGTTTGAACGACAACGAACTCGGCATGCTGATCGGCCACGAGATCGCGCACGCGCTGCGCGAACATGCGCGCGAGCGGCTCGGCCAACTGCAGGCGAGCCAGCTCGACTCGTCGGGTACGATCCCGCAACTGTTCGGACTCGCCGACCTCGGCGCGGCGCCGCTCGGCATCGGCTCGCGCCTCCTGGAAATGAAATACGAGAATACCGACGAGACCGAAGCCGACGTGATCGGCAGTGATATCGCGTCGCGCGCCGGCTTCGATCCGCGCGCGGCGGTCACGCTCTGGGACAAGCTCGCGCAGGCCACGCGCGGCAATCGCGATCAGGGCTTCATCTACGTGCATCCGTACACGCCGGCGCGCCGCCAGGACATCATCAAACGTCTGCCCGACATGCTGCCGCTCTACGCGAAAGCGATCGGCAAAACGGTCGATGCGCTGCCGGACTACGGCGGCATGGGCCGCCCGCGCCGCACACCGGCCCGCAACTGA
- a CDS encoding exodeoxyribonuclease III encodes MLRVITANLNGIRSAAKKGFFDWFGEQKADVLCVQEIKCSQDDMTPEFMAPHNFTGYFQHAVKKGYSGAGVYTRHEPDEVVIGFGSEEFDPEGRYVELRFGKLSVISVYVPSGSSGDERQQAKYRFMDEFMPHLAELAQEREVIVCGDVNIVHKEIDIKNWKSNQKNSGCLPEERAWLTKLFDEVGYVDVFRTLDQRPEQYTWWSNRGQAYAKNVGWRIDYQIATQGIASKAKRTDVFRDIKFSDHAPLTVDYDHKLKK; translated from the coding sequence ATGTTGCGTGTGATTACCGCCAACCTGAACGGTATCCGTTCAGCGGCGAAGAAGGGCTTTTTCGACTGGTTCGGCGAACAGAAAGCCGACGTGCTGTGCGTGCAGGAAATCAAATGCTCGCAAGACGACATGACGCCGGAATTCATGGCGCCACACAACTTCACCGGCTATTTCCAGCACGCCGTGAAGAAGGGTTATAGCGGCGCGGGCGTGTACACGCGTCACGAACCGGACGAAGTGGTAATCGGCTTCGGCAGCGAGGAGTTCGACCCGGAAGGGCGCTATGTTGAACTGCGTTTCGGCAAGCTCTCGGTGATTTCGGTGTACGTGCCGTCGGGCTCGAGCGGCGACGAACGCCAGCAGGCCAAATACCGTTTCATGGACGAGTTCATGCCGCATCTCGCGGAACTGGCTCAGGAGCGCGAAGTGATCGTGTGCGGCGACGTGAACATCGTCCACAAGGAAATCGACATCAAGAACTGGAAGAGCAATCAGAAGAACTCGGGTTGCCTGCCGGAAGAGCGCGCATGGCTCACCAAACTGTTCGACGAAGTGGGTTACGTCGACGTGTTCCGCACGCTCGACCAGCGGCCGGAGCAGTACACATGGTGGAGCAATCGCGGCCAGGCCTACGCGAAGAACGTCGGGTGGCGGATCGATTATCAGATCGCGACGCAGGGTATCGCGAGCAAGGCGAAACGCACTGACGTGTTCCGCGATATCAAGTTCAGCGACCATGCGCCGCTGACGGTCGATTACGACCACAAGCTCAAGAAATAA
- a CDS encoding PPK2 family polyphosphate kinase yields the protein MARQPELDDFRVPYFDDGKKKNKFSLDGFDPAAKPFSAGSKDADKARLLEIGEKLDSQQERLHAQQTRRVLLVLQGMDTSGKDGTIRAVFHDVDPLGLRIVPFKAPTPVELAHDFLWRVHAQAPAAGELTIFNRSHYEDLLVPTVLGNLDAPAFAQRCRHIRQFEALLADSGTTIIKCMLHISKEEQRVRLQARIDDSTKHWKFDVADLEARKQWDKYQVAYGEALAATSTEYAPWYVIPADSKTHRNVMVAELLLRAFETLKLEFPPAKESLKGIKIA from the coding sequence ATGGCCAGGCAACCTGAACTCGACGACTTCCGCGTGCCGTATTTCGACGACGGCAAGAAGAAAAACAAATTCTCGCTCGACGGTTTCGATCCGGCTGCAAAACCCTTTTCGGCCGGTTCGAAAGACGCCGACAAAGCCCGCCTCCTGGAGATCGGCGAGAAGCTCGACTCCCAGCAGGAGCGCCTGCATGCGCAGCAGACGCGCCGCGTCCTGCTGGTGCTGCAGGGCATGGACACGAGCGGCAAGGACGGCACGATCCGCGCGGTGTTTCACGACGTCGATCCGCTGGGTTTGCGCATCGTGCCGTTCAAGGCGCCGACGCCCGTCGAACTCGCGCACGACTTTCTCTGGCGCGTGCATGCGCAAGCGCCTGCGGCGGGCGAACTGACGATCTTCAACCGCAGTCATTACGAAGATCTGCTGGTGCCCACGGTGCTCGGCAACCTGGACGCGCCAGCCTTCGCGCAACGCTGCCGCCACATCCGCCAGTTCGAAGCATTGCTGGCAGATAGCGGCACGACCATCATCAAGTGCATGCTGCACATTTCGAAAGAAGAGCAGCGTGTGCGTTTGCAGGCGCGTATCGACGATTCGACCAAGCATTGGAAATTCGACGTCGCCGATCTCGAAGCGCGCAAGCAGTGGGACAAATATCAGGTGGCCTATGGCGAGGCGCTCGCCGCGACATCGACCGAATACGCGCCGTGGTACGTGATTCCGGCGGACTCGAAGACGCATCGCAATGTGATGGTGGCCGAATTGCTGTTGCGCGCATTCGAAACGCTGAAGCTCGAATTTCCGCCTGCCAAAGAATCGCTGAAGGGCATCAAGATCGCGTGA
- the gatB gene encoding Asp-tRNA(Asn)/Glu-tRNA(Gln) amidotransferase subunit GatB — MTKQWEVVIGLETHAQLSTHSKIFSGASTQFGAAPNTQACPVDLALPGTLPVMNRGAVERAIQFGLAIGATVAPRSIFARKNYFYPDLPKGYQISQYEIPVVQGGQVTIQVPANEKTGKEAYEKVVNLTRAHLEEDAGKSLHEDFAGMTGIDLNRAGTPLLEIVTEPEMRSAAEAVAYAKTLHTLVTWLGICDGNMQEGSFRCDANVSVRPVGQAEFGTRAEIKNLNSFRFLEEAIQYEVRRQIELIEDGGTVVQETRLYDPDKRETRSMRSKEDAHDYRYFPDPDLMPLVIDAAWVERVKSEMPELPVAIQQRFVTQYGLTPYDANVLTSSKAMAAYYEAVVSKVGPSNAKAAANWLMGEVSSQLNREGLDFAASPVSSAQLALLLQRIADGTISNKIAKEIFLAIWEEKATDEAAADRIIEAKGLKQISDTGALEAIIDEVLAANQKSVEEFRAGKEKAFNALIGQAMKATKGKANPAQVNELLKKKLS; from the coding sequence ATGACCAAGCAATGGGAAGTCGTGATCGGTCTGGAGACCCACGCGCAACTGTCGACCCACTCGAAGATTTTTTCGGGCGCCTCGACGCAATTCGGCGCGGCGCCGAACACGCAAGCCTGCCCCGTCGATCTGGCCTTGCCGGGCACCTTGCCGGTGATGAATCGCGGTGCTGTGGAGCGCGCGATCCAGTTCGGCCTCGCGATCGGCGCGACGGTGGCGCCGCGCAGCATCTTCGCGCGCAAGAATTATTTCTATCCCGATCTGCCAAAGGGGTACCAGATCAGCCAGTACGAAATCCCCGTCGTGCAAGGCGGCCAGGTGACGATTCAGGTGCCGGCCAACGAAAAGACGGGTAAGGAAGCGTACGAGAAGGTCGTCAACCTCACGCGCGCCCACCTCGAAGAAGACGCGGGCAAGTCGCTGCACGAAGACTTCGCGGGCATGACCGGCATCGACCTGAATCGCGCCGGCACGCCGCTGCTCGAGATCGTCACCGAGCCGGAAATGCGCAGCGCGGCCGAAGCGGTGGCCTACGCCAAGACGCTGCATACGCTCGTGACGTGGCTTGGCATCTGCGACGGCAACATGCAGGAAGGCTCGTTCCGTTGCGACGCTAACGTGTCGGTGCGCCCGGTCGGTCAGGCCGAATTCGGCACGCGCGCCGAGATCAAGAACCTGAACTCGTTCCGCTTCCTCGAAGAAGCGATCCAGTACGAAGTGCGCCGTCAGATCGAATTGATCGAAGACGGCGGCACGGTGGTGCAGGAAACGCGTCTGTACGATCCGGACAAGCGCGAAACGCGTTCCATGCGCAGCAAGGAAGACGCGCACGATTACCGCTATTTCCCCGATCCCGATCTGATGCCGCTCGTGATCGACGCGGCGTGGGTCGAGCGCGTGAAGAGCGAGATGCCGGAACTGCCGGTCGCGATTCAACAACGCTTCGTCACGCAATACGGTTTGACGCCTTACGACGCCAACGTGCTGACCTCGAGCAAGGCGATGGCGGCGTACTACGAAGCGGTGGTGAGCAAAGTCGGCCCGTCCAATGCGAAGGCTGCGGCTAACTGGCTGATGGGCGAAGTGTCGTCGCAGTTGAATCGCGAAGGCCTCGACTTTGCAGCAAGTCCGGTGTCGTCAGCGCAACTCGCGTTGCTGCTGCAACGTATCGCCGACGGCACGATCTCCAACAAGATCGCCAAGGAAATTTTCCTCGCGATCTGGGAAGAGAAAGCCACCGACGAAGCCGCTGCCGATCGCATCATCGAAGCGAAGGGCCTGAAGCAGATTTCGGATACCGGCGCGCTCGAAGCGATCATCGACGAAGTGCTCGCTGCGAATCAGAAGTCGGTCGAGGAATTCCGCGCCGGCAAGGAAAAGGCGTTCAACGCGCTGATCGGTCAGGCAATGAAAGCGACCAAGGGCAAGGCGAATCCGGCGCAGGTAAACGAACTGCTCAAGAAGAAGCTGTCCTGA